CGCCCGAAGCCGTCGGTGCCGAGTGATGTGTACTGGCGCCCCGGCGGCACCCAACGGCTGATCTGGTCAGGCACGGCGCGCATGAAGTCGGTGACCGCCACGATCGGGCCCGAGCTGGCTGCCAGCTTGCGGGTCACGAGCGGGACGCGTGGCTGCTCGAGGGGATGCAGCCGGTTCCAGCGTTCGACCTCCATCGCCTCCAGGCGCAGCTGCTGGTACGACGTCGCCGACCATACCGATGCACGCACGGCGTACTGCTCGGCCAGCATCTCTCGTGCCTGCAGTGCGGCCTCCCAAGCGGTGCCCGAGAACAGGATCGTGGCTTCCGGGCCCTCACCCTGCGGGGCGGGTGCCCAGCGGTAGAGGCCGTCGATCACGCCGGCCTCGAGTTCTCCGCTGCCACCGTCGTCGGGCATTGCGGGCATCGGGTAGTTCTCGTTGTAGACGGTGAGGTAGTAGAAGGCGTCCTCACCCTCGGAACCGTCTCCCGGGTACATGCGCTGCAGGCCGTCTCGGATGATCAACGCCATCTCGAACGCGAACGCGGGGTCGTAGCTGCGGCACACGGGCACCGTCGAGGACAGCACATGGCTGTGGCCGTCCTGGTGCTGTAGTCCCTCGCCCATGAGTGTCGTGCGGCCGGCCGTGGCGCCCATCAGGAACCCGCGGGCGCGTGCATCGGCGGCCGCCCAGATCAGGTCGCCGACCCGCTGGAATCCGAACATCGAATAGAACGTGTAGAACGGCACCATTGGCACGCCGCGGTGGGCGTGGCTGGTGGCGGCCGCGATCCAGCTCGACATAGCGCCCGCTTCGGTGATGCCCTCCTCGAGGATCTGGCCATCGCTCGATTCGCGGTAGCTGAGCAACAGGTCGTGGTCGACCGGCTCGTAGAGCTGGCCCTGCGACGCATAGATCCCGACTTCCTTGAACAGCGAATCCATGCCGAAGGTGCGTGCCTCGTCGGGAACTATCGGCACGATGCGAGGGCCGATCGACTCGTCGCGGATCAGGTCCCTCAGCAGTCGTGTGAACGCGGTCGTGGTGCTTGCCGGCTGCTTGCCGGAGCCGGCCAGCAGCTCGTCGAAAGCCGTCGGTGCCGGAGGGGTGATGGGCCGACGGATGGGCAGTGTGCGAGATGGCAGCGGCCCGTCGAGCGCCTTGCGCCGCTCGAGCAGGTAGCGGGTCTCCGGCGAGTCCGGGGAAGGCCTGATGTATGGCGGCATGTCTCCTGCCAGGTCCTCCTCGGAGACCACGTCCTGCAGGTGCAGCCGGTCGCGCAGTTCGAGCAACTGGTCGGAACTCATCTTCTTGATCTGGTGGGTCGAGTTGCGCGCTTCCAGTCCGGACCCCAACGTCCATCCCTTGACCGTCTTGGCCAGGATCACCGTGGGTACGTCAGAGGTGCTGACCGCGGCGGAGTAGGCGGCGTATAGCTTGCGGTAGTCGTGGCCGCCTCGTGGCAGCTTGGTGAGGTCCTCGTCGGAGAGGTGCTCCACCAGGGACCGCAGCCGGGGGTCGGGTCCGAAGAAGTTCTCCCTGATGTAGCTGCCGTCCTCGATCGCGTAGCGCTGGAACTCACCGTCAACGGTCGTGTTCATCTGGTTGAGCAGCACGCTGTCGGTGTCGCGCATCAGCAGTTCGTCCCAACGGCCACCCCAGATGACCTTGATCACGTTCCAGCCCGCCCCGCGGAACATGGCCTCGAGCTCCTGGATGATCTTGCCGTTGCCGCGCACCGGCCCGTCCAGGCGCTGCAGGTTGCAGTTGATGACCCAGGTGAGGTTGTCGAGGTGCTCGCGGGCCGCCAGGGAGATCGATCCGAGGGTCTCGGGCTCGTCGCACTCCCCGTCACCGAGGAAGCACCACACACGCGAGTTGGCGGCGTCGTCGATGCGGCGGTTCTGCAGGTACTTGTTGAACCTCGCCTGGTAGATCGACATGATCGGCCCGAGGCCCATCGACACCGTGGGGTACTCCCAGAAGTCGGGCATCAACCTGGGGTGCGGGTAGGACGAGAGGCCGCGCC
This genomic interval from Actinomycetes bacterium contains the following:
- the aceE gene encoding pyruvate dehydrogenase (acetyl-transferring), homodimeric type; the encoded protein is MIIDGFTHQLPDIDPEETQEWLDSLTAVVDQRGRARAQYLVSRLTAKARELAIGTPARVSTPYVNTIPAEEEPWFPGDEDIERRLRRYIRWNAAAQVVRANHQSDGIGGHLSTFASSAALYEVGFNHFFRGKDAGPGDHVYIQGHASPGIYARAFLEYRLDEADLDRFRHEIPNPQRPGRGLSSYPHPRLMPDFWEYPTVSMGLGPIMSIYQARFNKYLQNRRIDDAANSRVWCFLGDGECDEPETLGSISLAAREHLDNLTWVINCNLQRLDGPVRGNGKIIQELEAMFRGAGWNVIKVIWGGRWDELLMRDTDSVLLNQMNTTVDGEFQRYAIEDGSYIRENFFGPDPRLRSLVEHLSDEDLTKLPRGGHDYRKLYAAYSAAVSTSDVPTVILAKTVKGWTLGSGLEARNSTHQIKKMSSDQLLELRDRLHLQDVVSEEDLAGDMPPYIRPSPDSPETRYLLERRKALDGPLPSRTLPIRRPITPPAPTAFDELLAGSGKQPASTTTAFTRLLRDLIRDESIGPRIVPIVPDEARTFGMDSLFKEVGIYASQGQLYEPVDHDLLLSYRESSDGQILEEGITEAGAMSSWIAAATSHAHRGVPMVPFYTFYSMFGFQRVGDLIWAAADARARGFLMGATAGRTTLMGEGLQHQDGHSHVLSSTVPVCRSYDPAFAFEMALIIRDGLQRMYPGDGSEGEDAFYYLTVYNENYPMPAMPDDGGSGELEAGVIDGLYRWAPAPQGEGPEATILFSGTAWEAALQAREMLAEQYAVRASVWSATSYQQLRLEAMEVERWNRLHPLEQPRVPLVTRKLAASSGPIVAVTDFMRAVPDQISRWVPPGRQYTSLGTDGFGRSDTREELRRFFETNAAHVAVAVLAELAVEGSAGPGAAADAIVRYGLDPDALPSWLS